In candidate division KSB1 bacterium, a genomic segment contains:
- a CDS encoding PorV/PorQ family protein: MNSKWQLVAAMAVALACVAGVRPSHGQRPHRAGTTAANFLEIGFGCAGSAMGDAYVAVAKDLSATYWNPAGLGYMERSEAQFTYQPWLLDINTSAAAVGLVLPRLGTFALSLYHTGYGEMEVTTVASQEGTGETFSATDFAFAFSYSRRLAQWFSFGASAKYVSSQIWHVGAYAVAADLGVLLNTHFFSPTGDRADGMSIGMSISNFGTKMRYDGMDLLQPIDILPLEQGNYRDVRGQFRLEAWELPLLFRIGVAVHPVVRERHRLSLALDALHPNNNSESMNIGAQYQYILPTTGSFFLRAGYKALFMEDSEYGLALGAGATLYMMHNTALKIEYAYRGLGILGKVHAYTVGVLF, translated from the coding sequence ATGAACAGCAAATGGCAATTGGTGGCGGCGATGGCGGTAGCGCTGGCTTGTGTCGCAGGGGTGAGGCCCTCCCACGGGCAGAGGCCCCATCGAGCTGGTACCACCGCCGCCAACTTTTTGGAGATCGGCTTTGGCTGTGCCGGCAGCGCCATGGGCGATGCCTACGTGGCAGTGGCTAAAGACCTTTCTGCCACCTACTGGAACCCCGCAGGCCTTGGGTATATGGAGCGCAGCGAGGCACAGTTCACCTACCAGCCATGGCTTCTGGATATCAATACCTCCGCCGCGGCTGTTGGCCTGGTGTTACCTCGCCTGGGGACTTTTGCCCTGAGCCTTTACCACACGGGCTACGGCGAGATGGAGGTCACTACGGTCGCCAGCCAAGAGGGCACGGGCGAGACCTTCAGCGCCACTGATTTCGCCTTCGCCTTCTCCTACTCCCGACGGCTGGCACAATGGTTCTCCTTCGGCGCCTCGGCCAAATATGTCTCCTCGCAGATCTGGCACGTGGGTGCCTATGCCGTGGCGGCGGACCTGGGCGTACTCTTGAACACCCACTTCTTCTCGCCCACCGGCGACCGTGCCGATGGCATGAGTATCGGCATGAGCATCTCCAACTTTGGCACAAAGATGCGCTACGACGGCATGGACCTGCTTCAGCCCATCGACATCCTCCCGCTGGAGCAGGGCAATTACCGCGATGTGCGCGGCCAGTTCCGCCTCGAGGCGTGGGAGTTGCCTCTGCTGTTCCGCATTGGGGTGGCCGTGCACCCCGTGGTGCGCGAGCGACATCGCCTGAGCCTGGCCCTGGACGCTCTTCACCCAAACAACAATAGCGAATCGATGAACATTGGCGCGCAGTACCAGTATATCCTGCCCACTACCGGCTCCTTTTTCCTGCGGGCCGGCTACAAGGCCCTGTTCATGGAGGATTCTGAGTACGGCTTGGCCCTGGGCGCGGGCGCCACGCTGTACATGATGCATAACACAGCTCTGAAGATTGAGTATGCCTACCGGGGTCTGGGCATTCTGGGCAAGGTGCATGCGTACACGGTAGGAGTTCTGTTCTAG